In the genome of Diaphorobacter sp. HDW4A, the window TCAACATGGTCCACGTACCCTACAAGGGCGGCGCACCGGCGCTGCAGGATCTGCTCGGCGAACGCGTGGCGAGCTACTTTGCCGCGCCGCCCACAGCCCTGCCGCACATCGAGACCGGCAAGCTGATTCCACTGGCCACCACCGGCCTCAAGCGCCCCAGCTACATGCCCAATATCCCGACCGTGGCCGAATCGGGCTTCCCCGGTTTCCAGGCGCTGAACTGGTACGCTTTCGTGGCGTCGTCCAAGACGCCCGCGCCCATGCTCGATCGCTGGAACAAGGAGATCGTGAAGGTGCTCAACGATCCCGGCGTGAAGGAAGCGCTCGCCAAGCACGGCCTCGACCCGCATCCCACGACACGCGCGGAGTTCGCGACCTTCATGAAGAAGGAATACGACCAGTGGGGTGCCATCGTCAAGGAGCGCAAGATCACCGCGCAGTGATGCCGCGCTGATTCCAAGCGCTCAGCCGTTGCAGGGAAGGCAGGGCACGTCCCATGCATCCGCCAGCATCTGCGCGCGCTGCAGGCGCACGCGGCCCGATTCGAAATCGAGCACGCGGATCGCGTCGGCATGCGCGGGCCGCTTGGGCAGCTCGCGCGTGCGGGCATCGCTCATCAGCCACAACCAGCCTTCCGAACCACCGCCGCCATGCACGGCCAGCAATTCATCCGCGCGCCTGAGCGCCTCGACCAGCGGCGTGCCACCGCCCCCGCCAATGGGCGCGACCCAATCGTCGTTCCACGCCCCGGCCTTGCAAGGCGCGAGCCGCAACTGCACGCCTTCACCACCAAAGCAGATCAGCGCGACATGCTCGCGGCGCAGATAGGCCTCGCGGAAAAGGTCAAGCAACACGCCCTTGGCGCGCGCGAGCGCACCCGTTGTCACCATCGATGACGAGCAATCCAGCAGCACGCAATGCAGACGGCCCGTAACGAGCTCCTTGCCATGAAAGCGCAGATGCTCCAGCGCCAAGGCCTCTGCACCGCGCATGGCCAGCGTGCGCGGCCAGTCGACGCTGGTGGACGGATTTTCCGCAGGATGGCGCGAGCGCTTGTTTGAATCCGGCTGTGCCCTCTGCGCCCGCACCACTTGCCCCGCCAGGGCCTGCGGCGCGGCGCGAGGGCTCAGGCTTTTTTTGTGGCGGGCTCTTCCATGCGACGCGGCAGCAACGGCGAAGCTTGCGCATTGCGTTGCACGGGAACGGGCTGTGCGGGCAGATAACCCCAGTCGTTGTCCTGCGCGCTGTTCTCGTTCGAAGGTGTTGTCGATGACGTTGGCGGGGCTTCGCTCACAGCAGGCTGTTGCCCCGTCGCCGCGGCCGGCTTGCGTCTGTGCGCGAGCACCAGCTCCGCGACCGCATGCACATGTTCGGGCAATACGTCCTCCGCCTCGCTCCACGCCGCAAACGCGCGCGCGGCACGCAGCAGCACGAGATCGGCGCGCATGCCATCGACCTGCGCGGCGATGCACAGCTCGCTCGCGGCCTGCAGCACGGCGTCGTTCAAAGGCAGAGCGCTGTGGTTGCCAAGGCGTTGCATTGCAACCTTCAATCGCGCGCTCAGGCGTTGCTGCTCACCCGCATAGCGCGCGCGCAGCGCTTCGGGGTCGGCATCGAAAGCCAGGCGCAAGCGCACGATCTCCTGGCGCAGCGCCACATCGCTCACGTTCTCAAGCCGCACGCACAGCCCCAGCCGGTCGAGTAGCTGCGGCCGCAGCGTGCCCTCCTCCGGATTCATCGTGCCGACCAGCACGATGCGCGCCGCGTGGCTGTGCGAGATGCCGTCGCGCTCGATCACGTTGACGCCGCTCGCGGCCGCGTCGAGCAGCACATCGACGAGCGCATCGGGCAACAGATTGATCTCGTCCACATAGAGCACACCGCCATGCGCGCGGGCGAGCAGCCCCGGCGCAAAGCGCACCGCGTTTGCGGCCAGCGC includes:
- a CDS encoding ATP-binding protein gives rise to the protein MTTDTGLATLPPLFPFAAIAGQPELRLALLLAALDPRIGGVLVEGPRGTAKSTGARALAELLPDAPFVTLPLGATLEHLVGTLDLQQALAANAVRFAPGLLARAHGGVLYVDEINLLPDALVDVLLDAAASGVNVIERDGISHSHAARIVLVGTMNPEEGTLRPQLLDRLGLCVRLENVSDVALRQEIVRLRLAFDADPEALRARYAGEQQRLSARLKVAMQRLGNHSALPLNDAVLQAASELCIAAQVDGMRADLVLLRAARAFAAWSEAEDVLPEHVHAVAELVLAHRRKPAAATGQQPAVSEAPPTSSTTPSNENSAQDNDWGYLPAQPVPVQRNAQASPLLPRRMEEPATKKA
- a CDS encoding magnesium chelatase → MRAQRAQPDSNKRSRHPAENPSTSVDWPRTLAMRGAEALALEHLRFHGKELVTGRLHCVLLDCSSSMVTTGALARAKGVLLDLFREAYLRREHVALICFGGEGVQLRLAPCKAGAWNDDWVAPIGGGGGTPLVEALRRADELLAVHGGGGSEGWLWLMSDARTRELPKRPAHADAIRVLDFESGRVRLQRAQMLADAWDVPCLPCNG